The following coding sequences are from one Lysinibacillus sp. FSL W8-0992 window:
- a CDS encoding pentapeptide repeat-containing protein, protein MAKTFKMESPKLPLILEKANFQDIFYEEDPFLSDCVISNTVIDNECIERLILSKVLFKNVRFIDVTFRKIDLTDVIFESCDLSNASFSEGLIHRVKFENCKLLGLNLAEANVGNVSFENCIANLCDFSDTRLKQVTFNNSTLQGANYFECKFNKVLFNQCDLNDVDFSQTSLKGIDISTCRFERLNVTLESLKGCEVSSEQAVGFASLLGIKVV, encoded by the coding sequence GTGGCAAAAACATTTAAAATGGAATCACCAAAATTACCTTTAATTTTAGAAAAAGCAAATTTTCAAGATATTTTTTATGAAGAAGATCCGTTCTTATCAGATTGTGTAATCTCTAACACCGTCATTGATAATGAGTGTATTGAAAGACTTATACTTTCAAAAGTTCTCTTTAAAAATGTAAGATTCATAGATGTAACTTTTAGAAAAATTGATTTGACCGATGTCATTTTTGAAAGCTGTGATTTATCGAATGCGAGCTTTAGTGAAGGACTAATTCACAGAGTCAAATTTGAAAACTGTAAATTATTAGGTTTGAATTTAGCAGAAGCTAATGTAGGAAATGTATCTTTTGAAAATTGCATAGCAAATTTATGTGACTTTTCAGATACTCGTTTAAAACAGGTTACTTTTAATAATTCAACTCTACAAGGTGCCAATTATTTCGAATGCAAATTTAATAAGGTCTTGTTTAATCAATGTGATCTTAATGATGTTGATTTTTCTCAAACATCATTAAAAGGAATTGATATTAGCACATGTAGATTTGAAAGGTTAAATGTTACATTGGAAAGTTTGAAAGGTTGTGAAGTATCCTCAGAACAAGCAGTTGGGTTTGCTTCATTGTTAGGCATAAAAGTAGTATAA
- a CDS encoding VOC family protein — protein MNIKRIDHIGVIVNDLSAAKKFFIDFGLEVKAEWDMEGELMGYAVGLNDAKVACVGLGTSDGPTWIELIKFYSPSDDTDIQQPFANTLGIRHIAFTVEDIEAVVAKLKKNGSEIFSEIQQYEESYKLCYVRGPEGIILELAEEIK, from the coding sequence TTGAATATCAAACGAATAGATCATATAGGTGTAATCGTAAACGATCTCTCTGCCGCTAAAAAGTTTTTTATCGATTTTGGGCTTGAGGTGAAAGCAGAATGGGATATGGAAGGAGAGTTAATGGGATATGCAGTTGGGCTTAATGACGCTAAAGTAGCGTGTGTTGGTTTGGGAACATCAGACGGTCCAACATGGATAGAGCTAATCAAATTTTATTCGCCATCAGATGATACAGATATTCAGCAACCCTTTGCAAATACACTAGGTATCCGCCATATAGCATTTACTGTTGAAGATATTGAAGCTGTTGTTGCCAAATTGAAAAAGAATGGGTCCGAAATCTTTAGTGAGATACAGCAGTATGAAGAAAGTTATAAATTATGCTATGTTCGTGGTCCAGAAGGAATTATTTTGGAGTTGGCTGAGGAAATCAAGTAA
- a CDS encoding NUDIX hydrolase, with the protein MAEYIKEIRKLIGTKPLILVGSTVIVLNNNNEILLQLRSDTKEWGLPGGAMELGESLEQTAARELFEETGLTVKNFKFLDLLSGQELYFKYPNGDEVYNIISVYLAEDPYGELAMSDGESLDLKYFSSKELPANIDERAQLIMNKHFL; encoded by the coding sequence TTGGCTGAATATATAAAAGAAATAAGAAAATTGATAGGTACAAAACCATTGATATTAGTTGGTTCCACTGTCATCGTTCTAAATAACAATAATGAGATATTACTACAACTTCGTTCAGATACAAAAGAATGGGGATTGCCAGGTGGTGCAATGGAACTGGGGGAAAGCCTAGAGCAAACGGCTGCACGAGAATTATTTGAGGAAACGGGTTTAACGGTGAAAAACTTCAAATTTCTTGATTTGCTATCAGGACAAGAGCTTTACTTTAAGTATCCGAATGGTGACGAAGTTTATAACATCATTAGTGTTTATCTTGCAGAAGATCCCTATGGAGAATTAGCAATGTCAGATGGGGAAAGTTTAGATTTAAAATACTTCTCATCAAAAGAATTACCAGCGAACATTGATGAAAGAGCTCAATTGATTATGAACAAACATTTTTTATAG
- a CDS encoding ATP-binding cassette domain-containing protein, protein MIEIKNLNKSFGNRELFKDFSLTIQDGEFIVISGPSGCGKTTLLNMIGAIEQIDSGKILVDKMDISQKKNQLNYFGNKVGFLFQNFALIEDKTVSYNLKMIKQKNRSSISLEEALNSVGLLNKLNDKIYTLSGGEQQRIALARLMIKKCDIILADEPTGSLDKANADVVINILKNMNKDGKTIILVTHDEDIKKRGERIVEI, encoded by the coding sequence ATGATCGAAATCAAGAATTTAAATAAATCTTTTGGAAATCGAGAATTATTTAAAGATTTTAGTTTAACTATTCAAGATGGAGAGTTTATTGTAATTTCAGGGCCAAGTGGATGTGGTAAAACAACACTTTTAAATATGATTGGTGCGATTGAACAGATAGATAGTGGCAAAATTTTAGTTGATAAGATGGATATTAGTCAAAAAAAAAATCAATTAAATTATTTTGGCAATAAGGTGGGATTTCTTTTTCAGAACTTCGCTTTAATCGAAGATAAAACCGTAAGCTATAATTTGAAAATGATTAAACAAAAAAATCGTTCAAGTATTAGTCTTGAAGAAGCGTTAAACTCTGTAGGGTTATTAAATAAACTAAATGATAAGATTTATACGCTATCTGGTGGGGAGCAGCAAAGAATTGCACTAGCACGGTTAATGATAAAAAAATGCGATATTATTTTGGCAGATGAACCGACAGGCTCATTAGATAAAGCAAATGCGGATGTAGTAATCAATATATTAAAAAATATGAATAAAGATGGAAAGACGATTATTTTAGTTACGCACGATGAAGACATTAAAAAAAGAGGAGAGCGGATTGTTGAAATATGA
- a CDS encoding GNAT family N-acetyltransferase, translating to MIKELNTQRLHLRRMEISDSYSLFKIWSDPDVTKYMNITSFTHEAQAKEMIELLEELAQANEAIRFSMIERKSNEIIGTCGFNFIDFENSKAEIGYDIAKAYWGMGFAPEGIKALLNYAFESLKLNKIEAKVEPANVNSIRVLQKLNFTFEDQVRQYENSNESFIDINIYSLLKTE from the coding sequence TTGATAAAAGAACTAAACACCCAAAGATTACATTTAAGAAGAATGGAAATTTCAGACTCATATAGCTTATTTAAAATTTGGTCTGATCCAGATGTCACGAAATATATGAACATTACTAGCTTTACACATGAAGCGCAAGCAAAAGAAATGATAGAACTTCTTGAGGAATTGGCTCAGGCAAATGAAGCAATTCGGTTCAGCATGATTGAAAGAAAATCCAACGAAATAATAGGAACGTGTGGATTCAATTTTATAGACTTTGAAAATAGCAAGGCAGAAATCGGTTATGATATTGCGAAAGCCTATTGGGGCATGGGATTTGCGCCAGAGGGTATAAAGGCACTACTGAATTACGCTTTCGAAAGTTTAAAATTAAATAAAATTGAAGCAAAAGTGGAGCCTGCAAATGTAAATTCTATTAGGGTATTACAAAAACTTAATTTCACGTTCGAAGACCAAGTTAGACAATACGAAAATTCTAATGAAAGTTTTATAGATATAAATATTTATTCACTTCTAAAAACAGAATAA
- a CDS encoding beta-propeller fold lactonase family protein — MEKEPSNFKKFKFKTNPSCHCHCCGFCCNCSCKPPYLPVQPSCNYLVYVTDAGQLETPDNRVSVIDTATNTIVASIPVGSAPLEVAISPNGEFGYVPALFSNNVTVFDTATNMVVATIPVGVNPLGVAISPNGALAYVSNHGSNTVSVINTATNTVTATIPVGLQPQGIAFTPNGAFAYVADENSNAVSVINTTTNTVVATIPVGIRPRSIVFTPNGQFAYVTNENSSTVSVINAVTNTVVDTIPVGTGPVGTAITPDGTLIYIVNKGINTVSVISTATNLVIATIPVGLSPDQVTILPDGKFAYVTNQADNTVSVIDIATNTVVDTIPGFNGPTGIKTGTICNSN, encoded by the coding sequence GTGGAAAAGGAACCTAGTAATTTTAAAAAGTTCAAGTTTAAAACAAATCCTAGTTGTCATTGTCACTGCTGCGGTTTTTGTTGTAATTGTAGTTGTAAACCACCATATTTACCTGTACAACCAAGCTGTAACTATCTCGTATATGTTACAGACGCTGGTCAATTAGAAACTCCCGATAATAGAGTGTCAGTCATCGATACAGCAACTAATACTATTGTCGCTTCCATTCCAGTAGGAAGTGCTCCTCTCGAAGTCGCGATTTCACCAAATGGCGAATTTGGTTATGTTCCTGCACTCTTCTCAAATAATGTAACAGTTTTTGATACTGCAACAAATATGGTAGTTGCTACTATTCCGGTTGGAGTTAATCCGCTTGGTGTGGCGATTTCACCAAATGGAGCACTTGCATATGTATCCAATCACGGATCAAACACTGTATCTGTCATAAATACAGCGACTAATACTGTAACAGCGACGATTCCAGTAGGGCTTCAACCTCAAGGTATTGCGTTCACGCCAAATGGGGCTTTTGCCTACGTGGCAGATGAAAATTCGAATGCAGTTTCAGTTATTAATACCACTACAAATACTGTAGTTGCTACAATACCTGTTGGAATTCGCCCTAGATCAATCGTTTTCACACCTAATGGTCAATTTGCTTATGTCACAAATGAAAATAGTAGCACTGTTTCTGTAATTAATGCCGTGACTAATACTGTAGTTGATACAATCCCTGTTGGAACAGGGCCTGTTGGAACAGCAATAACTCCTGATGGCACACTTATTTACATTGTAAATAAAGGTATTAATACTGTATCAGTCATAAGTACCGCTACAAATCTAGTCATTGCAACAATCCCTGTTGGTTTATCTCCAGACCAAGTCACAATCTTGCCAGATGGAAAATTTGCATATGTTACAAATCAGGCTGACAATACCGTGTCAGTAATAGATATTGCAACAAATACGGTAGTTGATACAATACCAGGATTTAATGGACCTACTGGCATAAAAACAGGAACCATTTGTAATTCAAACTAA
- a CDS encoding phage holin family protein, with protein MTALIAYLIGGVDELVTSLTILMAIDLTLGVMVGWIIKDIDSRKTFKGLLKKTAMILMVIAAVQLDNATESGDFMRNAMILFLIGMEGISIIENLGKLGIRVPKFLANAFAQLKKDNDDKKDDE; from the coding sequence ATGACTGCATTAATTGCATATCTAATTGGCGGTGTAGATGAATTGGTAACATCTTTAACAATCTTAATGGCTATCGATTTGACATTAGGAGTAATGGTTGGTTGGATAATAAAAGATATTGATTCTCGTAAAACGTTTAAAGGGCTTTTGAAAAAAACAGCCATGATTTTAATGGTCATAGCAGCTGTGCAATTGGACAATGCTACAGAAAGCGGAGATTTTATGCGAAATGCTATGATTTTATTTTTAATAGGAATGGAAGGCATTAGCATCATCGAAAACTTAGGTAAGTTAGGAATTCGTGTTCCGAAGTTTTTAGCTAATGCTTTTGCCCAGTTAAAAAAGGATAACGATGATAAAAAGGATGATGAATAG
- a CDS encoding DUF4868 domain-containing protein, with protein MDIEFINSKISEHLLSGASEVSLFLIEKIKTHDALDYFSFKPSLSRSLQLDIVKVIQPTIDKLVGKEQVEFNENGRPNGVVEYCEPSYIGITYDNLFKSLQKPGELLNEGTQKDLYCIKIEIEMGKFAYILNRIPQLKKFTKGLWGTLADSTFRKVSDSFIGIEPGFDLLIFEDEVLVINNIAMQRIFDLKTKYVQNTNSVLTVFEETNKLEGFEQFKNDSIEDGNIVKRVSRLMTRPERMTRFVDNFDKVEEIIMEFDLNIELNEEKTKIKYTDKKQLNDIVKLLNDAYYKTVLTGERGSDDLR; from the coding sequence TTGGATATCGAGTTTATTAACAGCAAGATTTCAGAACACTTATTAAGTGGTGCATCTGAAGTAAGTTTGTTTTTAATTGAAAAGATTAAAACTCATGATGCTTTAGATTATTTTTCATTTAAACCATCTTTAAGTCGGTCTTTGCAATTAGATATTGTAAAGGTTATCCAACCAACTATTGATAAATTAGTGGGAAAAGAGCAAGTTGAATTTAATGAAAATGGTCGACCAAATGGTGTCGTTGAATATTGTGAGCCTTCATATATAGGGATTACATATGATAATTTATTTAAAAGCTTACAAAAACCAGGTGAATTGCTGAATGAAGGTACCCAAAAAGATTTATACTGTATAAAAATTGAAATAGAAATGGGGAAATTTGCTTATATTTTAAATCGTATTCCTCAACTTAAGAAGTTTACGAAAGGTCTATGGGGAACATTGGCGGACTCTACATTTAGAAAAGTCTCAGATTCATTTATAGGAATTGAACCTGGATTTGATTTACTTATTTTTGAAGACGAAGTGCTTGTAATTAATAATATAGCGATGCAAAGAATTTTCGATTTAAAAACAAAGTATGTTCAGAATACTAATTCTGTATTAACAGTCTTTGAAGAAACGAATAAGTTAGAAGGATTTGAACAGTTTAAAAATGATAGTATTGAGGATGGTAATATTGTAAAGAGAGTTTCAAGATTGATGACAAGGCCTGAAAGAATGACGAGGTTTGTTGACAATTTTGATAAAGTAGAAGAAATCATTATGGAATTTGACTTAAATATCGAATTAAACGAAGAAAAAACGAAAATAAAATATACTGATAAAAAACAATTAAACGATATAGTCAAGTTACTTAACGACGCTTATTATAAAACTGTATTAACAGGAGAAAGAGGAAGCGATGACCTAAGGTAA
- a CDS encoding GNAT family N-acetyltransferase, whose amino-acid sequence MFPILNTDRLVLRELTDKDAQAILNCFSNPDVLRHYGQKPLTSIEQVNHIIQNFANNFKEKRGIKWGIEVQGQEGIIGTIGFQEWSTEHKKADISYALFPESWGKGYAKEAVDKIISYGFQEMDLMRIGAIVFTENDASNKLLEKLGFEKEGVLRNFMHQNDMPYDTNIYSLIK is encoded by the coding sequence ATGTTTCCAATATTAAATACTGATCGTTTAGTGTTAAGAGAATTGACAGATAAAGATGCGCAAGCGATATTAAACTGCTTCTCTAATCCAGACGTTTTACGCCATTATGGACAAAAGCCATTAACAAGCATAGAACAAGTGAATCATATCATCCAAAATTTTGCTAATAATTTCAAGGAAAAACGAGGCATTAAATGGGGTATTGAAGTGCAAGGGCAAGAGGGGATTATCGGAACTATTGGCTTTCAAGAGTGGTCCACAGAGCATAAAAAAGCGGATATTAGTTACGCACTATTTCCCGAAAGTTGGGGGAAGGGCTATGCCAAGGAAGCTGTAGATAAAATTATTTCATATGGTTTTCAAGAGATGGATTTAATGCGTATCGGAGCCATAGTGTTTACTGAAAATGATGCATCCAACAAGCTATTAGAAAAATTAGGGTTTGAAAAAGAAGGGGTTTTAAGAAACTTTATGCATCAAAATGATATGCCATATGATACGAATATTTATTCTTTAATTAAGTAA
- a CDS encoding S66 family peptidase — protein MIKYPFLEVGATIGVTAPSSGVPSELHDLLKTACIRMEKEGYKVLCGETAWTQEKAKSASAKKRAEEFNNMIINDEIHIIIPPWGGELLIETLEYINFGNIPTKWVLGYSDISLLLLAITLETGIATAHGTNLIDLRGEYSDDTTAMWQSVLALKKGESIVQHSSDQYQKDWHFDKPTPYVFNFTEKTNWKTTADKPVKIHGRLLGGCIDSIRHLIGTRFGEIQKFSETFIKGESVIWYFENCELSTTDLRRTFVQMRLAGWFNNCSGIMFGRSNAETSVENYTVEDVYEELAKELEIPIIYDIDCGHLPPQITLINGAFAEVQTYNGKGTILQHFI, from the coding sequence ATGATAAAATATCCATTTTTAGAAGTGGGGGCAACAATTGGCGTTACAGCACCTTCATCGGGGGTACCCAGTGAGCTGCATGATTTATTGAAAACAGCATGCATTCGTATGGAAAAGGAAGGATATAAAGTCCTTTGTGGAGAAACTGCTTGGACACAAGAGAAAGCAAAATCTGCTTCAGCTAAGAAGCGTGCCGAAGAGTTTAATAACATGATCATTAATGATGAAATCCATATTATTATTCCTCCTTGGGGAGGAGAATTACTTATTGAGACACTCGAATATATTAATTTCGGAAATATTCCAACTAAATGGGTATTAGGTTACTCAGATATCAGTCTTTTATTATTGGCTATTACATTAGAAACAGGTATAGCTACCGCACATGGAACGAATCTAATAGATTTAAGAGGAGAGTATTCTGATGACACGACAGCAATGTGGCAGTCGGTTTTAGCTCTAAAAAAAGGTGAATCAATCGTACAACATTCTTCAGACCAATATCAAAAGGATTGGCATTTTGATAAGCCTACACCATATGTTTTTAATTTTACTGAGAAAACAAACTGGAAAACTACTGCAGATAAACCTGTTAAAATACATGGGCGTTTACTAGGGGGTTGTATTGATTCGATTAGACATTTAATTGGAACAAGATTTGGTGAAATACAGAAATTTTCAGAAACTTTTATTAAAGGGGAATCTGTTATATGGTACTTTGAAAACTGTGAGTTATCTACTACCGATTTGCGTAGGACATTTGTACAAATGAGATTAGCTGGATGGTTTAATAATTGTTCAGGGATAATGTTTGGTAGAAGTAATGCTGAAACCTCTGTTGAAAATTATACAGTCGAAGATGTGTATGAGGAGCTTGCTAAGGAGCTTGAAATTCCGATTATATACGACATCGATTGTGGTCATTTACCGCCACAAATAACATTAATCAACGGAGCATTTGCAGAAGTGCAAACGTATAACGGTAAAGGAACTATTTTGCAACACTTTATTTAA
- a CDS encoding amidohydrolase family protein, translated as MKIFDAHFHIIDFNYPITENQGYVPPSYVVEDYQNETTTYNIVGGAIVSGSFQGFDQNYLIDALEKMAPTFCGVTQLPFSVTDDEIIDLQKKGVRALRFNVQRGGSEDLTKLDYFARRVYDLAGWHSELYIDAKELPEIAPTIEALPAISIDHLGLSEEGLPHLLQLVEKGVRVKATGFGRVSLDVENALKSIYAVNPDALMFGTDLPSTRAKRPFAYSDIELIQQLFDPAAAEQILYKNALEWYFK; from the coding sequence ATGAAAATTTTTGATGCACATTTTCATATTATAGATTTTAATTACCCTATTACTGAAAACCAAGGATATGTTCCACCAAGTTATGTTGTAGAAGATTATCAAAATGAAACAACAACCTATAATATTGTAGGTGGGGCGATAGTATCCGGCTCTTTCCAAGGTTTTGATCAAAATTACTTAATTGATGCTTTAGAGAAAATGGCCCCTACATTTTGTGGCGTAACACAATTACCATTTTCCGTAACTGATGATGAAATTATTGATTTGCAGAAAAAGGGTGTGCGCGCATTACGATTTAATGTGCAACGTGGCGGCTCCGAAGATTTAACTAAGCTTGATTACTTTGCAAGACGTGTTTATGATTTAGCTGGTTGGCATAGTGAATTATATATAGATGCCAAAGAATTGCCAGAAATTGCACCAACAATTGAAGCATTACCGGCTATATCGATTGATCATTTAGGTTTATCCGAGGAAGGGTTACCTCATTTGTTACAACTTGTTGAAAAGGGTGTACGGGTAAAGGCGACAGGTTTTGGTCGCGTGAGTCTTGATGTTGAGAATGCTTTGAAATCCATTTATGCTGTTAATCCAGATGCTTTAATGTTCGGTACAGATTTGCCCTCAACTCGAGCAAAAAGACCCTTTGCGTATTCTGATATAGAATTGATCCAGCAATTATTTGATCCAGCAGCTGCGGAACAAATATTATATAAAAATGCGTTAGAGTGGTATTTTAAATAA
- a CDS encoding GNAT family N-acetyltransferase — MNSNFNFTNFPMFETERFILRQALENDCHDLFDLYSDEQVTRYTPLTPFKSIDDAKDELNWYDTILREQTGFRWVIEDAESKKVIGTCGFLNYEKEHNRIEIGYDLHPSYWGKGVMKEALSCIISFAFLTMKINKIEAKVEPENQSSIRLLEKLNFSKEGVLRQHEFENGKYVDLAIFSILRREYE, encoded by the coding sequence ATGAATTCCAATTTTAACTTTACTAACTTTCCAATGTTTGAAACAGAACGGTTTATTTTACGCCAAGCGCTAGAAAATGATTGTCATGATCTTTTTGATTTGTATTCAGATGAGCAAGTGACTAGATATACTCCGCTAACACCATTTAAGTCTATTGATGATGCGAAGGATGAGTTGAATTGGTACGATACGATTTTACGAGAACAGACTGGTTTTAGATGGGTAATTGAAGATGCGGAGTCTAAAAAAGTAATTGGTACTTGTGGATTTTTGAATTATGAAAAAGAACATAATCGTATTGAAATTGGCTATGATTTACATCCTAGCTATTGGGGGAAGGGCGTAATGAAAGAGGCGTTAAGTTGTATTATTTCTTTTGCCTTTTTGACGATGAAAATTAATAAAATTGAAGCGAAAGTTGAACCAGAAAATCAATCATCAATTAGATTGTTAGAAAAATTAAATTTTTCTAAAGAAGGTGTTTTAAGACAACATGAATTTGAGAATGGAAAATATGTTGACCTTGCGATTTTTTCTATATTAAGAAGGGAATATGAGTAA
- a CDS encoding DUF6713 family protein yields MPDLMLVLFLFNLSLFFLHEMDAIRRSEWRLFIVLKDMEDAKAYKVFTLIHLFLYVIILSLLFSEYQTITFWVLDAFFIIHGILHLFFERHPRNDFKNSFSRSIIYFMGILAIIHLLFLI; encoded by the coding sequence ATGCCTGATTTAATGCTTGTACTTTTTTTATTTAACCTTTCTTTATTTTTTTTGCATGAAATGGATGCTATAAGGCGCTCTGAATGGCGATTGTTTATTGTACTAAAAGATATGGAAGATGCTAAGGCTTATAAAGTATTTACATTGATTCACCTATTTCTTTACGTAATTATCCTTTCCTTACTTTTCAGTGAGTATCAAACAATTACTTTTTGGGTCCTTGATGCATTCTTTATCATTCATGGAATTTTGCACTTATTTTTTGAACGGCACCCTCGAAACGACTTTAAAAATTCGTTTTCAAGATCGATTATTTATTTTATGGGGATTCTTGCTATAATTCATTTATTATTTTTAATTTAG
- a CDS encoding mediterrocin family bacteriocin: protein MCKKKVKKLSAGLVLVSALTFSAVVPVSAATLEATYSGNFVTAWERYATGSDGLSTITYGYNTRFINEDYAWANHASNEHYASLFNGEWHTGSSQPASRLSKVEVRHRDSDTYIYRCNW from the coding sequence ATGTGTAAGAAAAAGGTAAAAAAATTGTCCGCAGGGTTAGTTCTGGTCAGTGCTTTAACGTTTTCAGCAGTAGTTCCTGTTTCCGCTGCTACATTAGAAGCTACGTATAGCGGAAACTTTGTAACAGCTTGGGAACGGTATGCTACAGGATCGGATGGGTTATCTACCATAACATATGGTTATAACACACGGTTTATTAATGAAGATTATGCTTGGGCAAACCATGCGTCAAATGAGCATTATGCGTCTTTATTTAATGGTGAATGGCATACAGGTTCAAGTCAACCTGCTTCAAGACTATCAAAAGTAGAAGTACGTCATAGAGATAGTGATACTTATATATATCGTTGTAATTGGTAA
- a CDS encoding HXXEE domain-containing protein, which translates to MEFWLNIQTLIWLFPIFFIVHDFEEIIMVEKWLHNNKNKLYKRLPPKLADRIVKQFSMTTAQFAVAVIIVFLFVSGATIAANLYLYNGLTMNLYFFIVVSSVFFIHAFTHIGQTIFFRSITPGTVTSVIIIIPYSVLLYRSLFFQGIITWKMILISLPFGPLFFPIVLTAHWIGRKVI; encoded by the coding sequence ATGGAATTTTGGCTAAACATTCAAACACTAATATGGTTATTTCCTATTTTTTTCATTGTTCACGATTTTGAAGAGATTATAATGGTTGAAAAATGGTTACATAACAATAAAAACAAGTTATATAAACGATTGCCACCAAAATTAGCTGATCGAATAGTAAAACAATTTTCAATGACTACAGCTCAATTTGCTGTAGCAGTCATCATTGTTTTTTTATTTGTAAGTGGAGCCACAATTGCTGCTAATCTATATTTATACAATGGCTTAACGATGAACCTTTATTTTTTCATCGTAGTTTCATCAGTATTTTTTATCCATGCATTTACACACATTGGGCAAACAATCTTTTTTCGGTCTATTACCCCTGGTACTGTTACATCGGTAATTATTATTATTCCATACAGCGTTCTTTTATACAGATCGTTGTTTTTTCAAGGGATCATTACTTGGAAAATGATTTTGATTAGTTTACCTTTTGGGCCTTTATTTTTCCCTATAGTTTTAACAGCTCACTGGATAGGTAGAAAGGTTATTTAA
- a CDS encoding GNAT family N-acetyltransferase: MIHKRGIRVTLRTATIADLEEIYYWKYVDKTQAAKKWNGPYIPEKQMTKTEFLKEWANEEELFEGVPNTLVMAVNDQFIGVVGAYWVDKNTNWLETGIVTYNSDYWNGGYGSEAYSLWIDYLFENTTLHRLGMSTWSGNERMMRVADKLGMQLEAKIRDARMVDGKYYDAIKMGILRSEWELLKVSHHSV; this comes from the coding sequence ATGATTCACAAAAGAGGAATAAGAGTTACGTTACGTACAGCTACAATTGCAGATTTAGAAGAAATTTATTATTGGAAATATGTTGATAAAACACAAGCCGCTAAGAAATGGAATGGACCGTATATTCCAGAAAAGCAAATGACTAAAACAGAATTTTTAAAGGAATGGGCCAATGAGGAAGAGTTATTTGAAGGTGTCCCAAATACATTAGTCATGGCAGTAAATGACCAATTTATAGGTGTTGTCGGAGCTTATTGGGTTGACAAAAATACGAATTGGCTTGAAACAGGGATTGTTACATATAATTCAGATTACTGGAATGGTGGCTACGGTTCTGAGGCTTATAGCTTATGGATTGACTATCTTTTTGAAAACACTACTCTTCATCGCTTAGGTATGTCTACTTGGTCCGGCAATGAAAGAATGATGCGAGTAGCAGATAAATTGGGGATGCAATTAGAGGCAAAAATTAGAGACGCACGAATGGTTGACGGAAAATACTATGATGCAATTAAAATGGGCATTTTACGTAGCGAGTGGGAATTACTAAAAGTTAGTCATCATTCAGTCTAA
- a CDS encoding GNAT family N-acetyltransferase, which translates to MITNKINIRKMTANDYRLMTHWLSTKEVLEFYGDINSPYTIEEVRKKYEPRVRGESTVSPFIVELDDLPIGYMQHYPIQIHEQKDFGYLENQVIYGIDQFIGIPNLFNKGYGTIMVSNFIDFILKTTDVEIIILDPEISNERAIRCYEKCGFSKVKKINHENNYLMEMTIKKI; encoded by the coding sequence TTGATTACAAACAAAATAAACATTAGGAAAATGACAGCTAATGATTATCGTTTAATGACTCATTGGTTAAGTACAAAAGAAGTATTAGAATTTTATGGAGATATTAATTCACCCTATACAATTGAAGAAGTGAGGAAAAAGTATGAACCAAGAGTACGTGGTGAAAGCACTGTTTCTCCTTTTATTGTTGAGTTAGACGATCTACCTATAGGATACATGCAACATTATCCAATACAAATACATGAGCAAAAAGATTTCGGTTATCTCGAAAATCAAGTGATTTATGGAATAGACCAATTTATTGGTATTCCTAATCTGTTTAATAAAGGCTATGGGACAATAATGGTTAGTAATTTTATTGATTTTATTTTGAAAACGACTGACGTCGAAATCATAATTTTAGACCCTGAAATATCGAATGAAAGAGCAATTCGATGTTATGAAAAATGTGGATTTTCAAAGGTGAAAAAAATTAATCATGAAAATAATTATTTAATGGAAATGACCATCAAAAAAATCTAA